In one Saccharibacillus brassicae genomic region, the following are encoded:
- a CDS encoding methyl-accepting chemotaxis protein has product MRWFRNRKIFTKLMIVVMTLTLLTAGVGLYGLSNINMMKTNLNELYSDNMIPLRKLANTETSLLKLRVTSRDIAIADTQAQKKEIADTIAPLSEQVTANMNDYRLSPLTPEETLLLAEFDAQWAEYQELYANAVKLAETSTNAVFQKYVTDEVGPTSQKLYESIEKLGKINEQQATATDTSSQGDVSKASLWTMIVIAAALVFGVLLVLLVTAMISSPIKRIGGVLRKIADGDLREKYEYAAKDEVGELSQSVNKMVDTLSSLIGGIQDSAQSVAASSQQISASTQQIAGGTSVQLQSARSINELFKDMATAIDDVAKGAEGAAELSNATVEMAHSGGETLQLALQSMEDVTQQVGKLEEHSTKIGDIIGVIDDISAQTNLLALNAAIEAARAGESGLGFAVVADEVRRLAERSGDATKEITSIIRSMQLNIERSVTAVNTNLQHANDSGRAFNEIIDRVGNTSLKVNGIAAASEEQAAQTNEVMQTLTGITIASEESAAASEQTATSSHALAQLADQLHMSVSTFRV; this is encoded by the coding sequence ATGCGTTGGTTCAGAAATCGGAAAATTTTTACCAAGTTAATGATTGTCGTCATGACCCTGACCCTCTTGACCGCCGGCGTCGGCCTGTACGGACTGTCCAATATCAATATGATGAAAACGAACCTGAACGAACTGTACAGCGACAACATGATTCCGCTGCGCAAGCTGGCGAATACCGAAACGTCGCTGCTCAAGCTTCGCGTCACGTCCCGGGATATCGCGATCGCCGACACTCAGGCCCAGAAGAAAGAAATCGCCGACACGATCGCTCCGCTGAGCGAACAAGTAACGGCCAACATGAACGATTATCGCCTCAGCCCGCTTACCCCGGAAGAAACGCTGCTGCTCGCCGAATTTGACGCGCAGTGGGCCGAATATCAGGAACTGTACGCCAACGCGGTCAAATTGGCCGAGACTTCGACCAATGCCGTTTTCCAAAAATACGTCACCGATGAGGTCGGACCGACCAGCCAAAAGCTGTACGAATCGATCGAAAAGCTCGGCAAAATCAACGAACAGCAGGCGACCGCGACCGATACTTCTTCCCAGGGCGACGTCTCGAAAGCTTCGCTGTGGACGATGATCGTTATCGCCGCCGCGCTCGTCTTCGGCGTCCTGCTCGTCCTGCTCGTGACGGCCATGATCAGCAGCCCGATCAAGCGGATCGGCGGCGTCCTGCGCAAAATCGCCGACGGCGACCTGCGGGAGAAATACGAGTACGCGGCCAAAGACGAAGTCGGCGAACTGTCCCAATCCGTCAATAAAATGGTCGACACGCTGTCCAGCCTGATCGGCGGCATTCAGGATTCCGCGCAAAGCGTAGCCGCTTCGTCGCAGCAAATCTCGGCCAGCACGCAGCAGATCGCCGGCGGCACGTCCGTGCAGCTGCAATCCGCCCGCTCGATTAACGAACTGTTCAAAGACATGGCAACGGCGATCGACGACGTGGCCAAAGGCGCGGAAGGTGCGGCGGAACTGTCGAACGCGACGGTGGAAATGGCCCATTCCGGCGGCGAAACGCTGCAGCTTGCCCTGCAAAGTATGGAAGACGTCACGCAGCAGGTCGGCAAACTTGAAGAACATTCCACGAAAATCGGCGATATTATCGGCGTGATCGACGATATTTCCGCCCAGACGAACCTGCTCGCCCTGAACGCCGCGATCGAAGCGGCCCGGGCCGGCGAGTCGGGCCTCGGCTTTGCCGTGGTTGCGGACGAAGTGCGCCGTCTGGCGGAACGCAGCGGCGACGCGACCAAAGAGATTACGTCCATTATCCGCTCCATGCAGCTCAATATCGAACGCAGCGTCACGGCCGTCAACACGAATCTCCAGCATGCGAACGATTCGGGCCGCGCGTTTAACGAGATCATCGACCGGGTCGGCAATACTTCGCTCAAAGTCAACGGCATCGCCGCGGCCAGCGAAGAACAGGCTGCCCAGACGAACGAAGTCATGCAGACGCTCACCGGCATCACGATCGCCAGCGAAGAGTCGGCCGCGGCCAGCGAGCAAACCGCCACGTCTTCCCATGCGCTCGCCCAGCTCGCGGACCAACTGCATATGTCGGTATCGACTTTCCGGGTGTGA